In Acropora palmata chromosome 7, jaAcrPala1.3, whole genome shotgun sequence, one genomic interval encodes:
- the LOC141887110 gene encoding uncharacterized protein LOC141887110, translating to MGKHFHLISVNRVCVSLGETRARCLRVFHALSGCDTTSAFVGKGKQSAWQAWQLYNEVTPTLMSLDENPFQHLDVDSENFRKIERMTVIMYDKTCPYDSINEARKELFCKHNRAMDKLPHTKDALLQHVKRSIYQAGIWATSDDHQQNIPSPDRFGWKKEDGCWAPVWLTLPEVSRSCQELVKCSCKAQCSRCKCAKASLPSTDLCKCNCSK from the exons ATGGGAAAGCACTTCCATTTAATTAGCGTCAACAGAGTTTGCGTTTCCCTCGGAGAGACCAGAGCACGTTGTCTTCGCGTGTTTCACGCACTTAGCGGTTGCGATACGACCTCGGCCTTCGTTGGAAAGGGTAAGCAGTCTGCTTGGCAAGCCTGGCAGCTGTACAACGAAGTTACTCCAACACTTATGTCCCTTGATGAGAACCCCTTCCAGCATCTGGATGTTGACTCGGAGAATTTCCGGAAGATTGAGAGAATGACAGTCATTATGTATGACAAGACGTGCCCTTACGACTCCATCAATGAAGCGAGAAAGGAACTGTTCTGTAAGCATAACAGAGCAATGGATAAGCTGCCTCATACAAAG GATGCACTCCTCCAACATGTAAAAAGATCAATATATCAAGCTGGGATTTGGGCTACCAGCGACGATCACCAGCAGAATATCCCATCCCCTGATAGGTTTGGCTGGAAGAAAGAGGATGGCTGTTGGGCTCCCGTCTGGCTTACACTCCCGGAAGTGTCTAGATCATGCCAAGAACTTGTCAAGTGCTCTTGTAAAGCTCAGTGTTCAAGATGTAAATGTGCAAAGGCGAGCTTGCCTTCCACTGATCTCTGCAAATGCAACTGCAGCAAATGA